From Burkholderia pseudomultivorans, the proteins below share one genomic window:
- a CDS encoding LysR family transcriptional regulator: MELHQLEAFSAVMSAGSVTGAGELLGRSQPAVTRQIQELEADLGYALFDRHGPRVTPTRRAFLLYEEVERSLIGLRAIDARARAIGSEIAQPVRIAATPALAATIVPAALAALPDDAHAPHYQLRSESAEHVVHEVLAGTADVGVVTLPMAHAGLDVHWIAQMPCVAVLAADDPLAAKPRIALRDLARRRIVTVANRHRLRQRIDTAFAAARIEPRVFIETNASLNAVMAARAGVGIGIVDPATGVALPVDGVVARPLDVDIPFAFGVATPAGKMRTAAVDALLDALHRTTRALFDDAFFHDASAHDALLRGDRPRTRARVRRTRRAVSA; this comes from the coding sequence ATGGAGCTGCATCAACTCGAGGCCTTTTCCGCCGTCATGTCGGCCGGCAGCGTGACCGGCGCGGGCGAACTGCTCGGCCGCTCGCAACCGGCCGTCACGCGGCAGATCCAGGAACTCGAGGCCGATCTCGGCTATGCGCTGTTCGACCGTCACGGCCCGCGTGTCACGCCGACGCGGCGCGCGTTCCTGCTTTACGAGGAAGTCGAGCGTTCGCTGATCGGCCTGCGCGCGATCGACGCGCGCGCCCGCGCAATCGGCAGCGAAATCGCTCAACCCGTGCGCATCGCCGCGACGCCCGCGCTCGCGGCCACGATCGTGCCGGCCGCGCTCGCGGCGCTGCCCGACGACGCGCACGCACCGCACTACCAGTTGCGCAGCGAATCGGCCGAGCACGTCGTGCACGAAGTGCTGGCCGGCACCGCGGACGTCGGGGTCGTCACGCTGCCGATGGCGCACGCGGGCCTCGACGTGCACTGGATCGCGCAGATGCCCTGCGTCGCGGTGCTGGCCGCCGACGATCCACTCGCGGCGAAGCCGCGCATCGCGCTGCGCGATCTCGCGCGCCGCCGCATCGTGACCGTCGCGAACCGCCATCGACTGCGCCAGCGGATCGATACCGCATTCGCCGCCGCGCGCATCGAGCCGCGCGTATTCATCGAGACCAATGCGTCGCTCAACGCGGTGATGGCCGCGCGCGCCGGCGTCGGGATCGGCATCGTCGATCCGGCGACGGGTGTCGCGCTGCCGGTGGACGGCGTCGTCGCGCGGCCGCTCGACGTCGACATTCCGTTCGCGTTCGGCGTCGCGACGCCGGCCGGCAAGATGCGCACGGCGGCCGTCGATGCGCTGCTCGATGCGTTGCATCGCACGACGCGCGCGTTGTTCGACGATGCGTTCTTTCACGATGCGTCCGCACACGACGCGCTGCTGCGCGGCGACCGCCCGCGCACGCGGGCGCGGGTGCGCAGGACGCGCCGGGCGGTTTCCGCATGA
- a CDS encoding NAD(P)-binding domain-containing protein, whose protein sequence is MTTSLDALESRLAEDLRWLDLPAPSWVPPRDVDGERVLDVAIVGGGMAGLAASAELRLLGIGNQCVIDRAPAGYEGPWVTFARMDTLRSPKQLAGPALGLPALTFRAWFEAQYGRDAWDALYKIPRTQWMDYLRWYRRVLDLNVRNDTTLVALRPRDDGLLALDLDTQGYAQTLLARHVVLATGRDGLGGPYVPPVAQRAPRTRWAHSSEPIDFAALAGKRVGVVGAGASAFDNAGTALEAGAARVDLFFRRTDIPRINKLTGIGSPGLVHGYADLDDASKWRFMHYALTSQTPPPRDSVLRVSRHAQAFFHAGSPIETLAEHADGLEVTTPRGRYVVDFLIFATGFHSDWTTRAEFAAFAAHVRRWKDRYRPAPDTWLDELAESPDLGPAFAFQEREPGACPAVTRIHCFNHAASLSHGKLSGDIPAISAGAERLARGIAGRLFDADRERHYDALVAFSNAELQGDEWRDADA, encoded by the coding sequence ATGACGACCTCACTCGACGCACTCGAATCGCGGCTCGCCGAGGACCTGCGCTGGCTCGACCTGCCCGCGCCGTCGTGGGTGCCGCCGCGCGACGTCGACGGCGAGCGCGTGCTCGACGTCGCGATCGTCGGCGGCGGGATGGCGGGGCTCGCGGCCAGCGCCGAACTGCGGCTGCTCGGCATCGGAAACCAGTGCGTGATCGATCGCGCGCCGGCCGGCTACGAAGGCCCGTGGGTCACGTTCGCGCGCATGGACACGCTGCGCTCGCCGAAGCAGCTTGCCGGCCCCGCGCTCGGGCTGCCCGCGCTGACGTTTCGCGCCTGGTTCGAAGCGCAATACGGCCGCGACGCGTGGGACGCGCTCTACAAGATTCCGCGTACGCAATGGATGGACTATCTGCGCTGGTATCGGCGCGTGCTCGACCTGAACGTGCGCAACGACACGACGCTCGTCGCGCTGCGCCCGCGCGACGACGGCCTGCTCGCGCTCGATCTCGACACGCAGGGCTACGCGCAGACGCTGCTCGCGCGCCACGTCGTGCTCGCCACCGGCCGCGACGGCCTCGGCGGCCCGTACGTGCCGCCCGTCGCGCAACGCGCGCCGCGTACACGCTGGGCGCACTCGTCGGAACCGATCGACTTCGCGGCGCTGGCCGGCAAGCGCGTGGGCGTCGTCGGCGCCGGCGCGTCCGCGTTCGACAACGCGGGTACCGCGCTCGAAGCGGGCGCCGCGCGCGTCGACCTGTTCTTCCGCCGCACGGACATTCCGCGCATCAACAAGCTGACCGGCATCGGCAGCCCGGGCCTCGTGCACGGCTATGCTGACCTCGACGACGCCAGCAAGTGGCGCTTCATGCATTACGCGCTGACATCGCAGACGCCGCCGCCGCGCGACAGCGTGCTGCGCGTGTCGCGCCACGCGCAGGCCTTCTTTCATGCGGGCAGCCCGATCGAGACGCTTGCCGAGCATGCGGACGGGCTCGAAGTCACGACGCCGCGCGGCCGCTACGTCGTCGACTTCCTGATCTTCGCGACCGGTTTTCATTCGGACTGGACGACGCGCGCGGAATTCGCGGCGTTCGCTGCGCACGTGCGACGCTGGAAGGATCGCTATCGCCCTGCGCCCGATACGTGGCTCGACGAGCTGGCCGAGTCGCCCGATCTGGGCCCCGCATTCGCGTTCCAGGAGCGCGAGCCCGGCGCGTGCCCGGCCGTGACACGCATCCACTGCTTCAACCATGCGGCGAGCCTGAGCCACGGCAAGCTGTCCGGCGACATTCCCGCGATCAGTGCGGGCGCCGAGCGGCTGGCGCGCGGCATCGCGGGCCGGCTGTTCGACGCGGACCGCGAGCGCCACTACGACGCGCTCGTCGCGTTTTCCAACGCCGAGCTGCAAGGCGACGAATGGCGCGACGCCGATGCGTGA
- a CDS encoding CMD domain-containing protein, which yields MTDTLTPAAAPDTIDRVAGLRDDDATAALRRARDKVRLHTQLGEAALFDPALPDLSPVERLHAARYVAQRSNAPALASLYRARLIDAGGNDADIARADADAFDALPARLSAILAHARLLTTSPAAAQRVDLDALKAAGLTTPAIVALSQLVAFVAYQLRVAAAARALQARVAKEAA from the coding sequence ATGACCGATACCCTCACACCGGCCGCTGCGCCGGATACGATCGACCGCGTGGCCGGTCTGCGCGACGACGATGCCACGGCCGCACTGCGTCGCGCAAGAGACAAGGTACGGCTGCATACGCAGCTCGGCGAAGCGGCGCTGTTCGATCCCGCGCTGCCCGACCTGTCGCCGGTCGAGCGTCTGCATGCGGCGCGATATGTCGCGCAACGGTCGAACGCGCCGGCCCTTGCGTCGCTTTATCGCGCGCGACTGATCGACGCCGGCGGCAACGACGCCGACATCGCGCGGGCAGACGCCGATGCGTTCGACGCGCTGCCCGCGCGGCTCAGCGCAATCCTCGCGCATGCACGGCTTCTGACGACGTCTCCCGCCGCTGCGCAGCGAGTCGATCTCGATGCATTGAAAGCGGCCGGTCTCACGACGCCCGCGATCGTCGCGCTGTCGCAACTCGTCGCGTTCGTCGCCTATCAGTTGCGCGTCGCGGCGGCGGCACGGGCATTGCAGGCGCGCGTCGCGAAGGAGGCCGCATGA
- a CDS encoding peroxidase-related enzyme (This protein belongs to a clade of uncharacterized proteins related to peroxidases such as the alkylhydroperoxidase AhpD.), translating into MTTHAHGFTFDTLGWRAWLDTVPLDTATPEQLAVLEASHPQAKTSDYYLLLVHLPEILRQRSGVFNAIMYEPGGLPRAERELASTAVSRVNGCVYCASVHAQRFAQLAKRTDAIEQVFDDPATAGTTARERAIVRYAIALTERPDAVGADDVAALEAEGLTQEEILDLSHAVAIFAWANRLMLTLGEPVFAEAEGR; encoded by the coding sequence ATGACGACGCATGCTCACGGCTTCACGTTCGACACGCTCGGCTGGCGTGCGTGGCTCGACACCGTGCCGCTCGACACGGCGACGCCCGAACAGCTCGCGGTGCTCGAAGCGAGCCATCCGCAGGCAAAGACGTCAGACTACTATCTACTGCTCGTTCACCTGCCCGAGATCCTGCGGCAGCGCTCGGGCGTGTTCAACGCGATCATGTACGAGCCCGGCGGACTGCCGCGTGCGGAGCGCGAGCTGGCGAGCACGGCCGTGTCACGCGTGAACGGCTGCGTGTACTGCGCATCCGTGCATGCGCAGCGCTTCGCGCAACTCGCGAAACGCACCGACGCGATCGAGCAGGTGTTCGACGATCCGGCGACGGCCGGCACGACGGCGCGCGAACGCGCGATCGTGCGCTATGCGATCGCGCTGACCGAGCGGCCGGATGCGGTCGGCGCGGACGATGTCGCGGCGCTGGAAGCCGAGGGGCTTACGCAGGAGGAAATTCTCGACCTGTCGCATGCGGTCGCGATCTTCGCATGGGCGAATCGGTTGATGCTGACGTTGGGGGAGCCGGTGTTTGCGGAGGCGGAAGGCCGGTAG
- a CDS encoding Lrp/AsnC family transcriptional regulator: MITLDDVDRQLIALLRDNARLPVVALAKALRVARATVQNRLTRLEKNGVIVGYTVRLKPAADRHRIRALMSIAVQGNRGAEVVKVLRGHPNVAAIHSTNGRWDLVAELHADSLEHFDRVLGAIRLIDGIANTETSILLSTHKA, encoded by the coding sequence ATGATTACGCTCGACGACGTCGACCGACAGCTCATTGCGCTGCTGCGCGACAACGCGCGGCTGCCGGTCGTTGCGCTGGCGAAGGCGCTGCGCGTCGCGCGCGCGACCGTGCAGAACCGGCTGACGCGGCTGGAGAAGAACGGCGTGATCGTCGGTTATACGGTGCGGCTGAAGCCGGCGGCCGACCGGCACCGGATCCGCGCGCTGATGTCGATCGCGGTGCAGGGCAATCGCGGTGCGGAAGTGGTGAAGGTGCTGCGCGGGCATCCGAACGTCGCGGCGATACACAGCACGAACGGGCGCTGGGATCTTGTTGCCGAGCTGCACGCCGACTCGCTCGAGCATTTCGATCGCGTGCTTGGTGCGATCCGGTTGATCGACGGGATCGCGAATACGGAGACGAGTATTTTGTTGTCAACGCATAAGGCGTGA
- a CDS encoding ornithine cyclodeaminase gives MTRFLDVPATARLIAQTGVTPFLRALVDTLRADYLHWADFDKSPRVACHSRDGVIELMPVANASLFAFKYVNGHPVNAARGMHTVMAFGALAEVDTGYPLLLAELTLTTALRTAATSVLAAQALARPDSRTMALIGNGAQSEFQAIAFHTLLGIDEIRVFDVDPRATDKLVRNLAAYPALRVVRAASTAEAVRGADIVTTVTADKAYATIVTADMIEPGMHLNAVGGDCPGKTELEADVLRAGRVFVEFEPQSRIEGEIQQMPADFPVTELWRVLQHETTGRERADEITVFDSVGFALEDYSALRYLYALAQQHNAGVEIALIPPAVDPKNLFALIDDPAAVAHGHAAFVAEAVAAFAR, from the coding sequence ATGACCCGCTTCCTCGACGTTCCCGCCACCGCCCGACTGATCGCGCAGACCGGCGTCACGCCGTTTCTGCGCGCGCTCGTCGACACCCTGCGTGCCGACTACCTGCACTGGGCCGACTTCGACAAGTCGCCGCGCGTCGCGTGCCACTCGCGCGACGGCGTGATCGAACTGATGCCGGTCGCGAACGCGTCGCTGTTCGCGTTCAAGTACGTGAACGGCCACCCGGTCAACGCCGCGCGCGGGATGCACACGGTGATGGCGTTCGGCGCGCTCGCCGAAGTCGACACCGGCTACCCGCTGCTGCTCGCCGAACTCACGCTGACGACCGCGCTGCGTACGGCCGCGACCTCGGTGCTCGCCGCGCAGGCGCTCGCGCGGCCCGACTCGCGCACGATGGCGCTGATCGGCAACGGCGCGCAGAGCGAGTTCCAGGCGATCGCGTTCCATACGCTGCTCGGCATCGATGAAATCCGCGTGTTCGACGTCGATCCGCGCGCGACCGACAAGCTCGTGCGCAACCTCGCCGCGTATCCGGCGCTGCGCGTCGTGCGCGCCGCGTCGACCGCCGAAGCGGTGCGCGGCGCCGACATCGTGACGACGGTCACGGCCGACAAGGCCTACGCGACGATCGTCACGGCCGACATGATCGAGCCGGGCATGCACCTGAACGCAGTCGGCGGCGACTGTCCGGGCAAGACCGAGCTGGAAGCGGACGTGCTGCGCGCGGGCCGCGTATTCGTCGAGTTCGAACCGCAGTCGCGCATCGAGGGCGAGATCCAGCAGATGCCCGCCGATTTCCCGGTGACCGAACTGTGGCGCGTGCTGCAGCACGAAACGACCGGCCGCGAGCGCGCCGACGAGATCACGGTGTTCGACTCGGTCGGCTTCGCGCTCGAGGATTACTCGGCGTTGCGCTACCTGTACGCGCTGGCGCAGCAGCACAACGCGGGCGTCGAGATCGCGCTGATTCCGCCGGCCGTCGATCCGAAGAACCTGTTCGCGCTGATCGACGATCCGGCCGCCGTCGCGCACGGCCACGCGGCGTTCGTCGCCGAAGCCGTCGCCGCGTTCGCGCGCTGA
- the ctlX gene encoding citrulline utilization hydrolase CtlX, whose amino-acid sequence MNLVSIQAPAAVVMIRPHRFVPNPQTAADNAFQRTAAAGGTSGVSAAARDEVSAAAGKLADAGVRVHVFDDHGERDTPDSVFPNNWFSTHPGGHVALYPMHSPNRRRERRADIVEMLKAEYRVQDVIDYSGLEYDDVFLEGTGAMVLDHVARIAYTARSRRADPVALERFCTHFNFEPICFDTADADGRPIYHTNVMMSVATEFAMIGLDLIADGRRRDEIARRLAETGRAVIALDAAQIANFAGNTLELSGRDGRVLALSRRAFDCLTREQRATIERSARLLPLDVPTIELAGGSVRCMLAGIHLARRTVAPDTRDRTVIASDDRQPEPAPHA is encoded by the coding sequence ATGAATCTCGTATCGATCCAGGCCCCGGCCGCCGTCGTGATGATCCGGCCGCACCGCTTCGTGCCTAACCCGCAGACCGCGGCCGACAACGCGTTCCAGCGCACGGCGGCGGCTGGCGGCACATCCGGCGTGTCCGCGGCCGCGCGCGACGAAGTGAGCGCCGCCGCAGGAAAGCTCGCCGACGCCGGCGTGCGCGTGCACGTGTTCGACGACCACGGCGAGCGCGACACGCCCGACTCCGTATTCCCGAACAACTGGTTCTCGACGCATCCGGGCGGCCACGTCGCGCTGTATCCGATGCACAGCCCGAACCGCCGCCGCGAGCGGCGCGCCGATATCGTCGAGATGCTGAAGGCCGAGTACCGCGTGCAGGACGTGATCGACTACTCGGGACTCGAATACGACGACGTGTTTCTCGAAGGCACCGGCGCGATGGTGCTCGACCACGTCGCGCGGATCGCCTACACCGCGCGCTCGCGCCGCGCCGATCCGGTCGCGCTCGAACGCTTCTGCACGCACTTCAATTTCGAGCCGATCTGCTTCGATACGGCCGACGCCGACGGTCGGCCGATCTATCACACGAACGTGATGATGAGCGTCGCAACCGAGTTCGCGATGATCGGCCTCGACCTGATCGCGGACGGCCGTCGCCGCGACGAGATCGCGCGCCGCCTGGCCGAGACGGGCCGCGCGGTGATCGCGCTCGATGCGGCGCAGATCGCGAATTTCGCGGGTAATACGCTGGAATTGTCGGGGCGGGACGGGCGCGTGCTCGCGCTGTCGCGGCGCGCGTTCGATTGCCTGACGCGCGAGCAGCGCGCAACGATCGAGCGCTCGGCGCGACTGCTGCCGCTCGACGTGCCGACGATCGAACTGGCCGGCGGGTCGGTGCGCTGCATGCTCGCGGGCATTCACCTCGCGCGACGCACGGTCGCGCCGGATACGCGCGACAGAACGGTCATCGCATCGGATGACCGGCAGCCCGAGCCCGCACCTCACGCCTGA
- a CDS encoding Hsp70 family protein translates to MKRYTVGIDLGTSNTVVAYVAAGSDAIRVFDVEQLVGPGAVAAQPLLPSVRYHPAPGELAAEALRLPWQASGARDAGGGRRGPGDRDGGNGSALPPVIGRYARTLGAQVPGRLVTSAKSWLSHASVDRLAPILPWGAADGVDKVSPVDASASYLAHVRDAWDARFPDAPLAQQDVILTVPASFDDGARALTVEAARRARLPALRLLEEPQAAFYDWLYGQRDALRDRFAAPRRVLICDVGGGTTDLTLVDVAPGDDGEPTFTRVGVGNHLMLGGDNMDLALARLVEPRLTDPGARLSAASLSQLVERCRAAKERLLGDDAPASVTVTLLGAGSRLVGGARSAELTRREVEQIVVDGFFPQVEAGELPRRARAAIVEFGLPYASDPAVTRHIAAFLSRHAEGPLPDTLLLNGGVFRAQALAGRLAQTLGAWRGAPLDVLHNAHPDVAVARGAVAYGLARAGHAPRIGGGSARSYFLVLGDGDGDATARGVCLLPRGAEEGREIRLEDRTFALQLGQPVRFHLMSTVADTAYRPGDLVTLDGGDFVRLPPIATVVDRQAGGDARETPVKLTASLTEVGTLEMHCIATDDAARRWRLEFQLRGDAPAQDDEAAPARNPRADQAIELIDRSFGSRAANVTPKETRRLRAQLEQVLGPRDEWDVALARELFDALLARARRRRRSADHERAWLNLAGYCMRPGFGHPLDAWRIEQLWPLFDDGIQYVNDGQVWSEWWTLWRRAAGGLDDDAQMQVRDAIAFLEPSPDDKRRKLPFDPDKVGPADMTRLSASLERLPVERKIELAERLIAQLQKPAERALCAWALGRIGARRPFYGSAHSVVPADVACGWLDALFALDWKQVEPAAFAAAQIARMTGDRSRDLPADTRDAVIRRLGAANASPAWIDMVREAIAFDEADTVRVFGETLPAGLKLLGD, encoded by the coding sequence ATGAAGCGCTATACGGTCGGCATCGACCTCGGCACCAGCAATACGGTCGTCGCGTATGTCGCGGCCGGCTCCGACGCGATCCGCGTGTTCGACGTCGAGCAGCTGGTCGGGCCCGGCGCGGTGGCCGCGCAGCCGCTGCTGCCGTCGGTCCGCTATCACCCGGCGCCGGGCGAGCTTGCGGCGGAGGCGCTGCGGCTGCCGTGGCAGGCGTCCGGCGCGCGCGACGCGGGCGGCGGCCGTCGCGGTCCGGGCGATCGTGACGGCGGCAACGGCAGTGCGCTGCCGCCCGTGATCGGCCGCTATGCGCGCACGCTCGGCGCGCAGGTGCCGGGTCGGCTCGTGACCAGCGCGAAAAGCTGGTTGTCGCACGCGTCGGTCGACCGGCTCGCGCCGATCCTGCCGTGGGGCGCGGCCGACGGCGTCGACAAGGTGTCGCCGGTCGACGCGAGCGCGAGCTATCTCGCGCACGTGCGCGACGCATGGGACGCGCGCTTTCCCGATGCGCCGCTCGCGCAGCAGGACGTCATTCTCACGGTGCCCGCGTCGTTCGACGACGGCGCGCGCGCACTGACGGTCGAGGCCGCGCGCCGTGCGCGGCTGCCCGCGCTGCGGCTGCTGGAGGAGCCGCAGGCCGCGTTCTACGACTGGCTGTACGGGCAGCGCGACGCGCTGCGCGACCGGTTCGCCGCGCCGCGGCGCGTGCTGATCTGCGACGTCGGCGGCGGCACGACCGATCTCACGCTCGTCGACGTCGCGCCCGGCGACGACGGCGAGCCGACGTTCACGCGCGTCGGGGTCGGCAATCACCTGATGCTCGGCGGCGACAACATGGATCTCGCGCTCGCGCGCCTCGTGGAGCCGCGCTTGACCGATCCCGGCGCGCGGCTGTCGGCCGCGAGCCTGTCGCAGCTCGTCGAGCGTTGCCGTGCGGCGAAGGAGCGCCTGCTCGGCGACGATGCGCCGGCGTCCGTCACCGTCACGCTGCTTGGCGCGGGCAGCCGGCTCGTCGGCGGCGCGCGTTCGGCGGAGCTGACGCGGCGCGAAGTCGAGCAGATCGTCGTCGATGGATTCTTTCCGCAGGTCGAGGCCGGCGAGCTGCCGCGCCGCGCGCGGGCCGCGATCGTCGAATTCGGGCTGCCGTACGCGAGCGACCCGGCCGTCACGCGACACATTGCGGCGTTCCTGAGCCGGCATGCGGAAGGCCCGCTGCCCGACACGCTGCTGCTCAACGGCGGCGTGTTTCGCGCGCAGGCGCTGGCCGGCCGTCTCGCGCAGACGCTCGGCGCGTGGCGCGGCGCGCCGCTCGACGTACTCCACAACGCGCATCCGGACGTGGCGGTCGCGCGTGGCGCGGTCGCATACGGCCTCGCGCGCGCAGGCCATGCGCCGCGCATCGGCGGCGGTTCCGCGCGCAGCTACTTCCTCGTGCTCGGCGATGGCGACGGCGATGCGACCGCGCGCGGCGTCTGCCTGCTGCCGCGCGGCGCGGAAGAGGGCCGCGAGATCCGCCTCGAAGATCGCACGTTCGCGCTGCAGCTCGGGCAGCCGGTGCGCTTCCACCTGATGTCGACGGTGGCCGACACCGCGTATCGTCCCGGCGACCTCGTCACGCTCGACGGCGGCGACTTCGTGCGGCTGCCGCCGATCGCGACCGTCGTCGACCGGCAGGCGGGCGGCGACGCGCGCGAAACGCCGGTGAAGCTCACCGCGTCGCTGACGGAAGTCGGCACGCTCGAAATGCACTGCATCGCGACCGACGACGCGGCGCGCCGCTGGCGGCTCGAATTCCAGTTGCGCGGCGATGCGCCCGCGCAGGACGACGAAGCCGCGCCCGCGCGAAACCCGCGCGCCGATCAGGCGATCGAGCTGATCGACCGCTCGTTCGGCAGCCGCGCGGCGAACGTCACGCCGAAAGAGACGCGCCGTCTGCGCGCGCAGCTCGAACAGGTGCTCGGCCCGCGCGACGAGTGGGACGTCGCGCTCGCGCGCGAACTGTTCGACGCGCTGCTCGCGCGTGCGCGGCGCCGACGGCGTTCGGCCGATCATGAACGCGCCTGGCTGAACCTGGCCGGCTATTGCATGCGGCCGGGCTTCGGCCATCCGCTCGACGCCTGGCGCATCGAGCAACTGTGGCCGCTGTTCGACGACGGCATCCAGTATGTGAACGACGGGCAGGTCTGGTCCGAATGGTGGACGCTGTGGCGGCGCGCGGCAGGCGGGCTCGACGATGACGCGCAGATGCAGGTGCGCGACGCGATCGCCTTCCTCGAGCCGTCGCCCGACGACAAGCGCCGCAAGCTGCCGTTCGATCCGGACAAGGTCGGGCCGGCCGACATGACGCGGTTGTCGGCGTCGCTCGAACGCTTGCCGGTCGAGCGCAAGATCGAACTGGCCGAGCGCCTGATCGCGCAATTGCAGAAGCCGGCCGAGCGCGCGCTCTGTGCATGGGCGCTGGGGCGCATCGGCGCGCGGCGTCCGTTCTACGGCAGCGCGCACAGCGTGGTGCCGGCCGATGTCGCATGCGGATGGCTCGATGCGCTGTTCGCGCTCGACTGGAAGCAGGTCGAGCCGGCCGCGTTCGCGGCCGCGCAGATCGCGCGGATGACGGGCGACCGCTCGCGCGACCTGCCGGCCGACACGCGCGACGCGGTGATCCGCCGGCTGGGCGCGGCGAACGCGTCGCCGGCGTGGATCGACATGGTGCGCGAAGCGATCGCGTTCGACGAGGCCGACACCGTGCGCGTGTTCGGCGAGACGCTGCCGGCGGGGCTGAAGCTGCTGGGCGACTGA